In Lolium rigidum isolate FL_2022 chromosome 7, APGP_CSIRO_Lrig_0.1, whole genome shotgun sequence, the DNA window aaacaggaaactggcactatggcatcttgttaatatgttagtgccggaaaatgcataaaagtgcaacgaagtgtaagcaaaacatgtataaattggtgtaaaacaaggatggaacatcaaaaattactgATACGCTTGCAACGTATCACCAGCCCGCCTCctttcctcctctccctcctcgtcgGTCCCGGAGGCGGCCACCGGACAAGCCCGCGCGACGTCGGCGAAGGGGGCGGCAGGGATCTCGCACCTCCTGGCCATAAGAGGCCACCAGGGAGGGATCTTCTTCCTTGTGGTCAGCGGCATCGCCGCTGGAGGGATCGACTCCGCGGTGGCGCTGACCCGTGCTTGCCTGTGCCACCACCACCTACCGTGCATTCGATGGGCGCGGGTTGTGGTCGGCCATGGCTGGCCACACCTGGATTTGACCAAGGCTATCTTCGTCAATCTGATACTCCCTCCGGCTGTTGTTGGCCCTGCTGGTTCTGTGGGCACGAGTCTTCGCTGCCGGGGCAGGGGTCTTGGGCAGTCGAGCGACGTTCGCTGGTGCTTGTCGGCTGATTTTCGCGGGCGATGTAGTGGTGGTTTAAGTAGCACCCATCTGTTGCCGACGTTTCGCCATAGGCTTGGCAGGTCATTGAGCTGTGATGCGGATGGCTAGGGCTGGTTCGGATGGCACCGATGGTCCCTTCACGCTTCTACTGCCCCGATGGTATGGGTACGGTCGGTGTCAGCGATGAGCTCGACGCTGGTGACTTGGGGTCTTGGCCACCTCATCACCTTGGGATGACAATACTTGATGGTGACCGCTAGGCATCAACCAACTGCATTCTGGACCGTATGATTTTTTTACATAAGTGAGCGAATTTTGTGCGTACAATCAAGACGGTACAAAAATGGTTCCCGTGTAACAAACTTTTTTTTTGTAGTATGTAACATCTGTGTCCAACATTTTTCATTtaatcacgaaaaaatgatacaaTTTTTATTGCCAATGGTACGGTACAAAAAAAATCCCGAAGTAACATTTCTCTATGCGTAGGTAAAATTCCAAAATTGTGACATTATTATACACCATTTCTTTGCAATGCGTCGAACATTTTGGTCTAATGTACCCAACATTACATGATAATTTATGTAAAATTGGTGCAAATATCTCTATACCAAAATTCATGGAGACACCAACATGCCCGATTTGAGGTCGATGACAACGATTTTTCTCTGTTTAACAATTATCTCCCGTGTATCCAACATTTTTTCCTAACTTATCCTATTACACGAAATCTCTTGTTACATTGGTGCAATTTCTTTGCACCATACATAGAATAAATAACTGTACCACTTTGCTCATACTAAAATACCAAAAATGATCCACATATGTAACAAATAGTAAAATTATGTGTAACATTGACAAAATCTCTGCCAAAGTGACCTTGAAAGGACACATATGCATCCTAGAGGGGGTCGGGGTGAATATGCCGCATAAAAGTTTTACGATTAAGGCTTgagcaaatgcggaataaaactaacgTTTAATTTATCAAGCATAAAACCTATATATCTAggattcacctatgtgcaccaacaacttttgctaagcaagacaagcaactatgAGATaagaagatatataacttcaagcacgaaggctatcacaaagtaaagtgcataagtaaagagctcgggtatagaaataaccgaggagaCGCTGAGAAGACGATGTATcccaaagttcacactcttgcgagtgctactctccgttggagcagtGTGGAGGCACAAAGGCTCCCCAAACGCAACTAAGGCCTCaccatattctcctcgagccttcccaCCAAAAAGGAAGTCCTTGACCCACTATGGAACTTTGAGGGTGGACACCGGACCGCACAAAACTTGATGCGATGTTATCGACGGTGCTAACTCTGCTTCCCTCCATGATTTAGTTGTGGTGGCCGGCTTCAGGTTCTGGGGGAGACATTGGCAAAAGTCGTGCAAGGCCTTGGCCACTACGGGTGACGACGACATCTTCAACGACatcttccttcttggaggcgccacCAAATGCCTCTCTTTCTCGTAGCTAGATCATGTCTCCGTGCTCAACTTGTGTGCTTCTCCGATGGGGCATGGTTCTCTTCATCGTCTTTAGGCACACACTCTTCACCTTCCTTGAGAATGTCGCCACTTTGTTTTCGTGGCCACTTTTACACGGTGTTTTGCCCAGTTTGGGTGGCCTCCTACATACCCAGGGGTGGTTTTCTTAGGCCGACGTCATATGCCGTGGACGATGCCGGTGATTTCTTCGTTAGGACATGGGCTCAGTGTGTCGCTGGATAGGTTTCAAGGTTCTGTCTTTTGGGGTGGTGGTTGGGCTAGGGCGAAAGCTTGGCAAGGCCTCAACCAGATTGACGGTGATGCCCTTGGGCATCtctctcctccttggaggcgtcttcATCAAGCTCTCATCCTTCATTATCTCGAGGCCTGGAGACAATTTAGCTCTGCCGGTCATGGATGTGCTCTGCTTTGGAATGGGAGGTCTGTTGGTTCAGGCTAGTCTCGGCGTCGTGCCCTTACGTTTAAAGAGAGTAAACCAAATCAACCACACCTTTTTTGCGAGGAATTCAGAGAGCTTTTATTTAAATAAAACAGACCCCGTTGTATCAGCCTGAATGCTAATAGCAAGGAAGTCTAGGATACAATCAAGGCATCTAGCCAGTAACTGTCAATGTGCTAGCAAGCTTTGCACACAGGTGGGCCGAGTTATTTGCTGATCTAGGAACATGctgaatagaaaaagaaataaaactaCAAACTAGCTCTCCAACTTCTTGAAGGCGGATGAAGCCTGgtaaccgggtgtatacgtgagcacgcggtgagagattgacacgtgtctaacggtGTTAGTGTTACCGTGAGATGATTTTTCTGATTCCCCCACGGTGAGTAACAGCTGGTCATCTCCGATTCCCAAATCAAGGACGGTCGCCGAATAACTAACACCAACGAACACTGCTCATCTCCGATTCCCAAATCAAGGAAAGAAAAATCAATGTTGCCCCTGACCGTGGCTCCCGCGCCAGCGCCGGAGGAAGGGCGGCTTCGTGCGGCGGCCGAGCTTGGGAAGGGCGGCGTCGTGCGGCTGACGGCGGCGGAGGAATTTGGGAGGCTCAAGGCGGCATAGGGTCAGCGCTCGCCAGGCGCGAGGCCCTCTGGTTGTGCCGGTGGGATCTCAGGCACACGGCCATCACGACTAGGGCGTCCAGGACGAGACCGCGCGTGGAGACAGAGCACGTAGCGTCGTGGAACAGCAAAGAGACGAGCACCGGTGCGGCGCTCTGCGCGGCGCGTGCGTGCAGGGGACGGGGACGAACAAGGGGGGAAGCAGGGCAGCGCGGGGCAGAGAGGGAGCCGGGGACGCACTCGAGCGGCAGTTGGCGAGGCCAAGCTGGCCACGGCGGCGGGCGTCAGCAGCAGCGTGCGCTCGCTGGCCGAGCAAGAGGAAAAGTGGCGGCCAGAGGAGTCAGGAGACGGGGCGCGCGTGGCCGGAGcgaggaggaggcgcgcggcggtgtCGAGCTTGTCTGGAGGAGCAGTGCTCGCGCGGAGGAGTAGAGAAGGGCGCCGGGCGTGAGCGACGGCGGCGCGCAGAGGCGCTCGATGAAGGGAAGAGCAAGGTGGAGGCGTTCCTGGCGGCGGGGAGAGCGAGCACGGCGGCGCGCCGGAGACGAACGGCCGGCCGTGGCGAGGTGCAGACGGGCACGCGCTCGTGCCGCTCTTCCGTCCGGGCGCTCTGCCGGGCAAGAGCCCAGACGAGGCGGCGCTCTGCAGTGGTGGTCTGAGAGGGGTAGAGAAAAGAAAAGATGATGTGATGGCCGCTTCTTGCAGTGGTGGTCTGAGAGGGGTAGAGAAAAGAAAGGATGATGTGATGTATGGTTCATAGCGTGGATACTAGTTTGTTTGTTTGCCCCGCGCCGTTTGACTCCGTTTGTGAGACACGCATCTTAAAGCAAATCCAACGCTAATggctgcgtgctcacgtatacatccggttaccaaatccactctcgAAGTTGAAGGATAGGTGCCACAAATGTTCCAGAGGGAAACAACCTCTAGGCAGTCAGTCTCCATCACAACTTTTGGATATCCTCATAGTCTTGCAAAAATGACGCCGTCTCTTTGCGCCAATCTTTCAGCAATGGGTGGATCTGTAATACCCTCATAGGGTTTACTCAAAGCTCCAAGATAGGTCGGGCACGATCTTGCAACTCCTCCAGAGCCACCTTTTTTAGGAACCAAAGACAGACCTCCATCGGTGTTTATCTTAATGAAATTCCCCTCAAGCGGCCGCCATCCATGGCCCggcaatttttttgtgtgtttcctTGGTATGTCCAGAACAATCAACACATCTTTTGCCATCCTCAGGGACTGTATAGGGTCATAACTGCTCCTATCATGAGTCCAACTATTGCGAGAATTCTAGATGTCCCACATAATCGTGATCATCTTGGCCCGATCTGCATCAAAGAATCTAAAATCGCAGCTAATATCTCGTGACCAAGTGTTAGGATGAAGACTAGGTAAAGAGAACTCCAGCCAGCCTTGTGCTTCACCCTAGAAACGATGTGCATGATCACACTTGATCAGCGCATGCATGAGATCCTCATCCATTGCTAGACAAATCTTGCATCTGCTAGTTTGAGAAATATGTCTATGCTTCAAAGTAGCCTCAATAGGAAGGATGCCACGAAGAACCCTCCACCAGAAGACACAAACTTTTGGCATGGCATTTAGTTTCCAGAGAATAGACCACatctattttgttgttgttgaagttTCGGTTATCGTTCCTTCACCTAGAGCCAATTGCTCGTTACGACTCATTAGAGCATGATACGCTGATTTTATAGTATACACGCTTGACTTCTCCAAAGACCGCACCAAAATCCTCGCAACCATCACGCCTCAGAGGAATGTTCCTAACCTTATCAAATTTCCAAAAACCAATATCATGATCAATCAGTTCAGAAACCAGGTTAATCTCCTCATCACTGCTGTTGCTCAAGTGAGCTGAACGGGTTCAGGAATTAACCGCGCCTTACCATGGGTTAGTTTTTTCGCGAGGAAATTAAGGGCTTTATTCAAACAACACCAGCGCAATCAGCCTGGATACTGGTAACTAAGAAACTAGGTGGGGAGTTCATCTAGCAGCTCGTAACCTCCAGAGTGCAAGCATGCTTAGCACAAAGGTGGGTTGGAGTGTGAGCTGACCTCATTACATGAATAATATCAAAAgagaaaaaaggagaaaaaactaGCCCTTCAATCTCTTGTATGATAGACGCTATGATAACGCGAGAACCCGTACGCGATCCCCATAAGTCGACGACCTCCTTGCAGTCCGTCTCCATCAACACTTGCGTAAAACCTCGGAGTTTTGCGAAGATCACCCCATCCCGGTGCACCAAAGCCTCGGCGATCAAGGGATTAGTAGCACCCGGGTAGGGTTTACTCCACGCTCCAATGAAGTACGAAGGGTCTCTCGCCACCCCTCCCGCTCCAGACTTCCGATCCTCCAGCGACACACTTGCATCTGTGTCGATCTTGATCCACCCCTCATCAGGCGGCCTCCATCCGTGACCAGGTAGTATCTTACCATGATGCCTAGCAGAGGCGGCGCTGGGGGTATGCCCCTGTATTCCAAGGAATACCAATGATTTGGCCCAAAAAAATTCCATGTACATGTAATATACGTGGCTGGCTGGTCCATTAGAGATTTAGAGTCCAGCTTAAGCCCAGTTTTGGGTCAGCCTAGCCCACTTCACGTCCACGATGGATCACGATCAGTTGATCGCTAGCTGAACCGTCGCTCCGCTGTTGGCTCCTTCCGATTCGATTCGATCGAAGAAACTAGGGGGAGAGGCACGGGCGACGGGCGACGGGCGGCAGCACACCCTGACAGACACCCAGCACAGAGCAGACCACCAGATCGATCGAAGCTGCGGCACCCAGCAGCTGGCGACGAAGCTGCGGCACCCAGCACAGCACAGCAGGCGACGGCGACGGATCGTGTTGTCCAGGTACTTTCCCCCAAATTCGATATTCTTCATGTTTGTAGATGATAGTACCTTAACCCTTATTTCCTAGATAAATTTTAATTTCCCCTCAATTTTCTGTGTTTTCTTTGTAACGTAGATGAAGAAAAAGGGTACTGCTAGCAGTAGTAATATATTTGCATTATGGCAAAAGGCTTCAaaagcaaaaaagacaaatgaaACATCCACTCCAAATCAGAGTGTTGCCGCATCGAGTTCTTCTCCAGTTCAGGATGATGAAGAATTTAATgagaaggatgaacaagaagaaaTGCATGCAGATTTGGGGGCACTCAAACATAATCCGGAGATGCGGATTCCCATTAAGAGGTATGCCGTCAATGACCaagatagagtaagaattttttgTTATCATATATAGCAGTCCTCTGATATATACTGCTATCAATTGTTACAGTTTACGTATTGCAGTtagacaaaaaaaaattacaatgaATACCCAGGCTCCAATTCTTGGAGCCGCCACTGATGCCTAGGAATCTCCATGACTATTAGGGCCTCCCCCGTCCTCTTCATGGTCTGAATTGGATCAATGCCACCCTTATCATGAGTGATGATATTGTTACGCGACGTCCAAGTTGCCCACGTGACTGTGATTATCTTGAACCGCTGGTCGTCGCTAAACCTCTCATCACAAACTATATCCCGAGTCCATGTATCTAAATGAAGTGCCGGTAATTTGATATTCAACCAAGCCCttgcttcagttttttttttgcgtaGTTGCCAGATTCATCTCGCATTCTTCTTTGACGGTACAAAAAGATACGTACGGGAATACGGGATCTGATTAGCAGTAATCAATCGCGCCACCCGTTctcaagaaaaagagaaagaaattgcGCCACCCTAAGCTTGGTGCGGTGGCCCACCCAGAGACGACCGTTGGGAGCGCCGGCCCGGTCCACTTCAAAATGCCACCACCGATCCATTTCCAAAACACTCCGAGAAGAACCGAGTTCCCAATTCCCCATAAGCGCCGCCGCCTCAGGAATAATTTGGCCGTTGCTGCTCCCCACATCTTCTCTCCTCTCACGCCGCACGAGCGCACGCAGCCGGAGAGAGGGAAGAGAAAgcaaggaggagccgccgccgccgccgcataggaggaggaagacccaggacgagaaggaggagaagagatggCGTCGAGGACGGTGTCCAAGGACATCATCACGCTCAAGGGCTCCGCCGCCATCGTCAGCGAGTTCTTCGGTACGCCCCGCCCCGCGCTGCAATCCCATCCTCTTTCCCCAGTCGCTCGCGCGCGTATCTGATTGAATGATTCGGTGGCAGGTTACGCGGCGAACAGGTGCGCAGACGGGCCGGGGAACGGCGGCGTCGTCTCTGACGACGCTCCGATTTATTTCGAGATGGGGTGGTGATGGGAAACATTTCGGATTCCGCGACTGATTCGTGGTGTTTTTTGGTGGCTGCAGCATCCTGTACAACCGCGGGGTGTACCCGGAGGAGAGCTTCGCGAGGGTGAAGAAGTACGGCCTCCCCATGCTGCTCACGCAGGACGAGGCCGTCAAGACCTTCATCACCAACCTCACCTCCCAGCTCTCCGGTTCGTTTCCCCACCCAACCCAGATCCCTCTCGCGCCGCTCGCGAATCGGCCGATTGGCTGTTTCCCTTTTGCTAATCTGTATATTGCTGCGGACTGACTGCTGCAGAGTGGCTTGAGGCGGGGCAGCTGCAGAGGATTGTCCTGGTCATCATGAGCAAGGCCGCCGGCGAGGTGCTCGAGCGCTGGAACTTCAACATCGTCACCGACGTCGAGGTCGTCGAGAAGGGGTATGCAGATAGATACGCCGGCCGCTCTCTCTGATAAGATTTTGATATTCTGTTTGATCCTGATTGAAACTGAAACTGCATCCGCTGACGCATCTGAATGGATTGCGCTTCAGGGTGATCAAGGAGAAGAGCGACAAGGAGATCATGAGGGAGATCCAGGCCATCATGCGGCAGGTCAACTCCTGCATTTCCTTCCTCCCCTGCCTCGAAGAGCCATGTAAGCAGAAATACACATAGCCGTGCCACCATTGCTTAACAGAGAACAACAAACACCCTGTTCCACCTTCGTGCTCAACTTAACTGACAATCCCCCTCTTTTGGCTCCAGGCATATTCGACGTGCTGGCCTACACCGACGCGGAGACCGCCGTGCCCTTCACCTGGGTCGAGAGCGACGCCAAGCTCATCGACAACCCGCAGATGGTGAAGCTGCACTCCTTCGACACCAAGGTAAAACAAGTCCGTTCCTTCTTGGGATGCAATGGTGTGTAGGTGCTTGATGAAATGCTAACGGccgtgcgttccttcttcttgcgacGGCAGATCCACAAGGTGGACACGATGGTGTCGTACAAGGTCGACGACCTGGACGATGAGTAACCTGCGGCAGCCCGGAGCTTCCAGACATTACATCCACCTGCTGGCGTGAAGTGACCTGTGTGAATCGTTCATTCACGTCTGGAAGTGACTCTGCTGGGGAAATTCTCTCCTTGTGTTCATTCACGAAACATGTACACCTGCTGGAGAATTTTTCCTTGTGTTCATTCACGAATCATGTACTCTTTTTATCCCTGTTTGATTGAATGCAACGGTTGCCATCTGCTGTTGGATTGCAAATTTGGCAAGCTTCGAGGCGTGAAGTCACCTGTGTGAATCGTTCATTCACGTCTGGAAGTGACCCTGCTGGGGAAATTCTCCTTGTGTTCATTCACGAAACATGTACCTGCTGAAGAAATTTTCCTTGTGTTCATTCACGAAACATGTACTGTTTTTATCCCTGTTTGATTGGATGCAACGGTTGCCGTTTTCCATCTGCTGTTGGATTACAAATTTGCTTCGCAGCTCTTACATCGCAAGCTTCGAGGCGTGAAGTGACCTGTGTGAATCGTTCATTCACGTCTGGAAGTGACCCTGCTGGGGAAATTCTCCTTGTGTTCGTTCACGAAACATGTACTTGCTGGAGAAATTTTCCTTGTTCATTCACGAAACATGTACTCTTTTTTATCCCTGTTTGATTGAATGCAACGGTTGCCATCTGCTGTTGGATTGCAAATTTGCTTCGCAGCTCTTACATCGCAAGCTTCTAGGCGTGAAGTGACCTGTGGGAATCGTTCATTCACGTCTGGGACTGACTGCTGGGGAAATTCTCCTTGTGTGTGTTCATTCACGAAACATGTACCTGCTGGAGAAAATTTTCTTGTGTTCATTCACGAAACATGTACTCCGTACTGTTTTATCCCTGTTTGATTGGATGCAACGGTTGCCGTTTTCCATCTGCTCCGCAGCTCTTACATCGCAAGCTTCGAGTGAAGTGACCTGTGTGAATCGTTCATTCATGCCTGGAAGTGATCCTATTGGGGAAATTCTCCTTGTGTTTATTCACGAAACATGTATGCTGGAGAAATTTTCCTTGTGTTCATTCAGAAAACATGTACTATTTTTTATCCCTGTTTGATTGGATGCAACGGTTGCCGTTTTCCATCTGCTGTTGGATTACAAATTTGCTTTGCAGCTCTTACATCGCAAGCTTCGAGGCGTGAAGCTGACCCTGTTGGGGAAATTCTCCTTGTGTTTATTCACGAAACATGTACCTGCTGGAGAAATTTTCCTTGTGTTCATTCACGAAACGTTGTACTGTTTTTTATCCCTGTTTGATTGGATGCAACGGTTGCCGTTTTTCATCTGC includes these proteins:
- the LOC124679491 gene encoding mitotic spindle checkpoint protein MAD2, with protein sequence MASRTVSKDIITLKGSAAIVSEFFGYAANSILYNRGVYPEESFARVKKYGLPMLLTQDEAVKTFITNLTSQLSEWLEAGQLQRIVLVIMSKAAGEVLERWNFNIVTDVEVVEKGVIKEKSDKEIMREIQAIMRQVNSCISFLPCLEEPCIFDVLAYTDAETAVPFTWVESDAKLIDNPQMVKLHSFDTKIHKVDTMVSYKVDDLDDE